Genomic DNA from Dermacentor variabilis isolate Ectoservices chromosome 6, ASM5094787v1, whole genome shotgun sequence:
AACGCCAGTTCGCtcaaaactagaatacgcatctgccatttgggatgACAATCAGGCATCACTAACCCTTACCCTTGAAGCGattcaaaatcgagcagctcACTTTATTCTATCTAACTATTCCCACCACTCCAGTGTAAGccatgtatgaaaaaaaaaaaaaaaccctgaatCTGCCAGAGCTTTCATTACGCCGCAAATGTGCTCGCCTTCGCCTACTCCATAAAGTTTATCACTCTAACCGCATGCACAAATAAAGAGCACTCGTCCCACGTGTCTGCCAACGAAGCACGATGTATGACAAGGCAGAAAGTAGAACGCGCCACCATATTACAAatcactacattttttttttttcaggctccATTCTATATATGTTGCGGAAGATGCTTCATCTATACCACGGAATTTTATTATCGCCAGTTCGCTGCAGCGAAAGTGCGAGTTTCTATTTTTTGTCATTTGCTTTAAGCGTCAGCTtgctaccccccctcccccttccccccttctGTATCGACACCGCACGTCTCGGAAAGGCGTACGTCCTCGTTTCGATGCGGTTGACTGAAGGGTACACCTAAGCTACTGTCTTTCCTGCTTCTTCGGTgtcggcgtcgtcgtctttctcggcaCATCGATGTACAGCTCCGTCGCGGCCCGAGATATATAGAGTGGGCGCGTGGCATTCCGTCCCAGCACTCGGCGACGCCTCGCACGACCGGTCACCGCAGTCTGTCAACGTCGCCGACTTGTCCTCGTCGCATTGGCAATAAATGGACGGAGTGCCTTCCCCACGTGTGACCCCCGCAGGGAAAGAAAGTCCGGGTGCGGAGATGCCGAGCTGCGAAAGAAGGAGAACCGAAGACGagagttagaaaaaaaagaaagaaaaaaccccGACGTCATAGGAGGGAGACGTTAGAGAGGCGGGACGTATACAGGAAGAAAGCCACAAGAGATATACTAGAGCTCGCACGATTGCGCGCGGTCATCAATCGTCATCTGCGTCAGTCAAACTCTAGGGCGACTCGTTCCG
This window encodes:
- the LOC142584397 gene encoding uncharacterized protein LOC142584397 is translated as MLREGRVLLEDRPHRSSADKAVKLGISAPGLSFPAGVTRGEGTPSIYCQCDEDKSATLTDCGDRSCEASPSAGTECHAPTLYISGRDGAVHRCAEKDDDADTEEAGKTVA